In a genomic window of Halobiforma lacisalsi AJ5:
- a CDS encoding DUF7563 family protein — MPECQNCGSFVTDAYARVFTPRGVDDPRVCPDCQDKIRDGAEVRTARSPRNP; from the coding sequence ATGCCGGAATGCCAGAACTGCGGTTCGTTCGTGACCGACGCGTACGCGCGGGTGTTCACGCCGCGAGGCGTCGACGACCCGCGCGTCTGTCCGGACTGCCAAGACAAGATCCGAGACGGCGCCGAGGTCCGAACCGCTCGCTCCCCGCGAAACCCCTGA
- a CDS encoding Tfx family DNA-binding protein → MLDEVDELLDDIGFEPESSVLTYRQAQVLALRERDISQADIADELGTSRANVSSIEASARENLEKARETVGFAEALRAPVRVRVPEGTDLYDVPNRVYEACDEAGVKVDYTAPDLMKAVSDAAGSAITGREVSTPLIVGVTSDGMVRVRHQE, encoded by the coding sequence GTGCTCGATGAAGTCGACGAACTGCTCGACGACATCGGGTTCGAACCCGAATCGAGCGTCCTCACGTATCGACAGGCCCAGGTGCTGGCCCTGCGCGAACGAGACATCTCGCAGGCCGACATCGCCGACGAGCTGGGTACCTCGCGTGCGAACGTCTCCTCGATCGAGGCCAGCGCCCGCGAAAACCTCGAGAAGGCCCGCGAAACCGTCGGGTTCGCGGAGGCGCTTCGCGCGCCGGTCCGTGTCCGCGTCCCGGAGGGGACCGACCTCTACGACGTGCCGAACCGGGTCTACGAGGCCTGCGACGAGGCCGGCGTCAAGGTCGACTACACCGCGCCCGACCTGATGAAGGCAGTCAGCGACGCTGCCGGCTCAGCGATCACGGGACGGGAGGTTTCGACGCCCCTGATCGTCGGCGTTACTTCGGACGGGATGGTCCGGGTCCGCCACCAGGAGTAG
- the ubaA gene encoding SAMP-activating enzyme E1, producing the protein MTDLRLDATQLDRYSRHVIMDEVGPEGQKRLLEGSVLVVGAGGLGSPAIQYLAAAGVGRIGIVDDDVVERSNLQRQIVHGDADVGRPKVESAADYVAALNPDVDIETHEVRLTPENVGDLVADYDVVLDASDNFATRYLLNDHCVLTETPLSHGAIYRFEGQVTTFTNERTGEDDPPCYRCIFPEAPEPGTVPDCATTGVLGVLPGTVGCIQATEVVKYLLGKGDPLEGRLLMYDAMDMSFEEVPVRPNPDCPVCGDDPEIESVSDVAYEGTCEISAD; encoded by the coding sequence ATGACGGATCTGCGCCTCGACGCGACGCAACTCGATCGGTACTCGAGACACGTAATCATGGACGAGGTCGGGCCCGAAGGCCAGAAACGGCTGCTCGAGGGGTCGGTGCTGGTCGTCGGCGCGGGCGGGCTCGGGTCGCCGGCGATCCAGTACCTCGCGGCCGCCGGGGTCGGCCGGATCGGCATCGTCGACGACGACGTCGTCGAGCGGTCGAACCTGCAGCGCCAGATCGTTCACGGCGACGCCGACGTCGGCCGGCCGAAAGTCGAGAGCGCGGCCGACTACGTGGCGGCGCTGAACCCCGACGTCGACATCGAGACCCACGAGGTACGGCTCACACCCGAAAACGTCGGCGACCTCGTCGCCGACTACGACGTCGTCCTCGACGCCAGCGACAACTTCGCGACGCGGTACCTGCTCAACGACCACTGCGTGCTCACCGAGACGCCGCTGTCCCACGGCGCGATCTATCGCTTCGAGGGGCAGGTGACGACGTTCACCAACGAGCGCACCGGCGAGGACGACCCGCCGTGTTACCGCTGTATCTTCCCCGAAGCCCCCGAACCGGGCACCGTCCCCGATTGCGCGACGACCGGCGTCCTCGGCGTCCTCCCGGGTACCGTCGGCTGCATCCAGGCCACCGAGGTCGTCAAGTACCTGCTCGGGAAGGGCGACCCCCTCGAGGGCCGCCTGCTCATGTACGACGCGATGGACATGAGCTTCGAGGAGGTCCCCGTCCGGCCCAACCCGGACTGTCCCGTCTGTGGCGACGACCCCGAGATCGAGTCCGTCTCGGACGTGGCCTACGAGGGGACCTGCGAGATCTCGGCGGACTGA
- a CDS encoding DUF367 family protein, giving the protein MECHVYYEGDDDPEKCTARRLEQFDEAILYRKMSQVPYGVVLNPHADRALSPADAEEGLGTLVALDCSWESAEAASFRMNGVHRALPFLVAANPVNYGRPFQLTTVEALAGACCIFGERDRAEELLEPFRWGETFLTLNEEPLRRYSECADSSEVVAVQEEYLADPDEGESETVDDDAVPE; this is encoded by the coding sequence GTGGAGTGTCACGTCTACTACGAGGGGGACGACGACCCCGAGAAGTGCACCGCGCGCCGCCTCGAGCAGTTCGACGAGGCGATCCTCTACCGGAAGATGTCGCAGGTGCCCTACGGCGTCGTCCTCAACCCCCACGCCGACCGGGCGCTCTCGCCGGCCGACGCGGAGGAGGGGCTGGGCACGCTGGTCGCGCTCGACTGTTCCTGGGAGTCCGCGGAGGCGGCCTCGTTCCGGATGAACGGCGTCCACCGCGCGCTGCCCTTCCTCGTCGCCGCGAACCCGGTCAATTACGGCCGGCCGTTCCAGCTGACCACCGTCGAGGCGCTGGCCGGCGCCTGTTGTATCTTCGGCGAGCGGGACCGCGCCGAGGAACTGCTCGAGCCGTTCCGCTGGGGCGAGACCTTCCTGACGCTCAACGAGGAGCCGCTTCGCCGGTACAGCGAGTGTGCGGACTCGAGCGAGGTCGTCGCGGTGCAGGAGGAGTATCTGGCCGACCCCGACGAGGGCGAAAGCGAGACCGTGGACGACGATGCCGTCCCGGAGTGA
- a CDS encoding endonuclease dU, which produces MKAGVRALGVAESYRDGATRSTLAAAVVRADRVVDGLAYDSCTVGGTDATDAVVSLLADLDRPDARYVLLGAVAPAWYNVLELSRIREAADRPVIAVTFEASDGLETGIRDAFSGEERRRRLERYRSLSPRRELSVNDETVYVRASGLEAERVDEVVRAFTPEGGRPEPIRVASLAARAADGYRQRSGEESSGGESE; this is translated from the coding sequence ATGAAAGCCGGGGTGCGGGCACTCGGCGTCGCGGAGTCCTATCGCGACGGCGCGACACGGAGTACGCTCGCCGCCGCCGTCGTCCGCGCCGACCGCGTCGTGGACGGCCTCGCCTACGACTCCTGTACCGTCGGCGGCACCGACGCGACCGACGCGGTCGTCTCGCTGCTTGCCGACCTGGACCGTCCCGACGCCCGGTACGTGTTGCTCGGTGCCGTCGCCCCGGCCTGGTACAACGTTCTCGAGTTGTCGCGGATCCGCGAGGCCGCCGACCGGCCCGTGATCGCCGTCACCTTCGAGGCGAGCGACGGTCTCGAGACCGGGATTCGCGACGCATTCTCGGGTGAAGAGCGTCGCCGACGCCTCGAGCGGTATCGCTCGCTGTCGCCCCGCCGAGAACTGTCGGTCAACGACGAGACGGTGTACGTCCGGGCCAGCGGCCTCGAGGCCGAGCGGGTCGACGAGGTGGTACGTGCGTTCACGCCCGAGGGCGGCCGTCCGGAGCCGATCCGGGTGGCCAGCCTCGCGGCGCGGGCGGCGGACGGGTACCGCCAGAGAAGCGGGGAAGAGTCCTCGGGCGGCGAGTCCGAATAG
- a CDS encoding MBL fold metallo-hydrolase, with the protein MDVYHVTDEAETFTCNAFLAVGDTVTLVDVGAYEGVVDVIHRHVDDLDAVVLTHQHSDHVAQLEAVLEAFDPDVYAYGDHPARTHALEDGDSVRIGDEEFDVVYTPGHADDHVSFVSETTLFSGDVVVHDDGAFDYGSFGRTDMAGQSRERLIESIRDLLERMPSGDEGGESAGVEHMYAGHGEVFHGDVRDVVETALERAEQREPKYPDE; encoded by the coding sequence ATGGACGTGTACCACGTCACCGACGAAGCCGAGACGTTCACCTGCAACGCCTTCCTGGCGGTCGGCGATACCGTCACGCTCGTCGACGTCGGCGCGTACGAGGGCGTCGTCGACGTCATCCACAGGCACGTCGACGACCTCGATGCGGTCGTCCTGACACACCAGCACAGCGATCACGTCGCCCAACTCGAGGCCGTCCTCGAGGCATTCGATCCCGACGTCTACGCCTACGGCGACCATCCGGCACGGACCCACGCGCTCGAGGACGGCGACTCGGTCCGGATCGGCGACGAGGAGTTCGACGTGGTCTACACGCCCGGCCACGCCGACGACCACGTCTCGTTCGTCTCCGAGACGACGCTGTTCTCCGGCGACGTAGTCGTCCACGACGACGGCGCGTTCGACTACGGCAGCTTCGGCCGCACGGACATGGCCGGCCAGTCCCGCGAACGGCTCATCGAGAGCATTCGGGACCTGCTCGAGCGCATGCCCTCGGGGGACGAGGGAGGCGAGTCCGCCGGCGTCGAGCACATGTACGCAGGCCACGGCGAGGTCTTCCACGGGGACGTCCGCGACGTCGTCGAAACCGCGCTCGAGCGCGCGGAGCAACGCGAGCCCAAGTACCCCGACGAGTGA
- a CDS encoding disulfide bond formation protein B yields MRRRFLAVTAVVAAVATLGSLYFGEIRGYPPCDLCWYQRICMYPLTVVLGVAALEDRAGTWKTALPLSGVGLLVAAYHVLIQATGSSGTTCGVGGGCGSVYWRGLGVFTIPRLSLVAFVLVTGGLLGVAALERRSA; encoded by the coding sequence ATGCGTCGTCGCTTCCTCGCTGTCACCGCCGTCGTCGCGGCCGTCGCAACCCTCGGGAGCCTCTACTTCGGCGAGATCCGGGGGTATCCGCCCTGCGACCTGTGCTGGTACCAGCGGATCTGTATGTACCCGCTCACGGTCGTCCTCGGCGTCGCCGCCCTCGAGGACCGCGCAGGAACGTGGAAGACCGCCCTCCCCCTCTCGGGGGTTGGACTCCTCGTCGCGGCGTACCACGTCCTGATCCAGGCGACCGGTTCGTCGGGCACGACCTGCGGGGTCGGCGGCGGCTGTGGCTCCGTCTACTGGCGCGGCCTCGGCGTCTTCACGATTCCGCGGCTGTCGCTGGTCGCGTTCGTCCTCGTGACTGGCGGGCTTCTCGGCGTGGCGGCGCTCGAGCGGCGGTCGGCGTAA
- a CDS encoding DUF7344 domain-containing protein produces the protein MSKRDDVFDALADAQRREVLVGLLKHDLQPVAELSDASRDVIEANERLLEEHLSRSRDLPGVDETLLRLHCVHLPALAEYGFVEWYRAAGVVTRGPRFDELRPFLEQVVDHPADRSQTDSGLRKEQLTIDR, from the coding sequence ATGAGCAAGAGAGACGACGTTTTCGACGCGTTAGCGGACGCACAGCGGCGAGAGGTGTTAGTCGGGTTACTGAAACACGATTTGCAACCGGTAGCGGAGTTATCCGACGCGTCTCGGGACGTGATCGAGGCGAACGAGCGGCTTCTCGAGGAACACCTGTCCCGCTCTCGAGACCTGCCGGGGGTGGACGAGACGCTTCTTCGCCTGCACTGCGTTCACCTCCCGGCCCTCGCTGAATACGGCTTCGTCGAATGGTATCGAGCCGCCGGCGTCGTCACGAGAGGACCTCGGTTCGACGAACTGCGACCGTTTCTCGAACAGGTCGTCGATCACCCGGCGGACCGCTCCCAAACGGATTCTGGCCTCCGGAAGGAGCAGTTGACTATCGATCGGTGA
- a CDS encoding nuclear transport factor 2 family protein has translation MDPVALVRRYYDALDDHDYEALESVLAPEFVQRRPDRTFEDRASFVRFMREERPNPDTRHELCSVVANDEAAVAARGRVLEAAGPGDADELFEFADFFELEEGRIVRLETYSR, from the coding sequence ATGGACCCGGTTGCCCTCGTTCGGCGGTACTACGACGCGCTCGACGACCACGACTACGAGGCGCTCGAGTCGGTGCTTGCGCCCGAGTTCGTCCAGCGAAGACCCGACAGGACCTTCGAGGACCGGGCCTCGTTCGTCCGGTTCATGCGCGAGGAACGACCGAACCCGGACACGCGCCACGAGTTGTGCTCGGTCGTTGCCAACGACGAGGCGGCAGTCGCCGCCCGCGGTCGCGTCCTCGAGGCCGCAGGGCCAGGCGACGCCGACGAACTGTTCGAGTTCGCCGACTTCTTCGAACTCGAGGAGGGACGGATCGTTCGCCTCGAGACCTACTCGCGGTGA
- a CDS encoding MBL fold metallo-hydrolase: MVTTISPDRLAELIDGDEEFALVDTRPAESYEAWRVPGARHFQFGPEEDLEENGQLEDLREVVGDADRVIAICAKGLSSGNLATQLESATDEFDAQAVDGGMKGWSGVYDRASIDVDDGLTVVQVQRRAKGCLGYVVGCERTGEAVVVDPTADGDEFAVAAEEAGLSIEGVIDTHVHADHASGGRELADDLGVPYYLGERATERDVEVEFTPLERNEVLAVGDREVKALAAPGHTSEMINLLVDDRALLTADTLHVDSTGRTELEFSADEGEEGAEMLYETLHRTILAEPESVVVLPGHVTVTESGEFAHGSPGEPITTTIRDARTEIDLLDLEREAFVERMADAGEKPANYEEIIDRNRGALEIAPEERVELEMGPNNCSA, translated from the coding sequence ATGGTCACGACCATCTCGCCCGACCGGCTCGCGGAGCTGATCGACGGGGACGAGGAGTTCGCGCTCGTCGATACGCGCCCGGCGGAGAGTTACGAGGCCTGGCGCGTTCCCGGGGCCAGACACTTCCAGTTCGGCCCCGAGGAGGACCTCGAGGAGAACGGGCAACTCGAGGACCTGCGCGAGGTCGTCGGGGACGCCGACCGGGTGATCGCCATCTGCGCGAAAGGGCTCTCGTCCGGCAACCTGGCAACGCAACTCGAGTCGGCGACCGACGAGTTCGACGCCCAGGCCGTCGACGGCGGGATGAAAGGGTGGAGCGGCGTCTACGATCGTGCCTCGATCGACGTCGACGACGGGCTGACGGTCGTTCAGGTCCAGCGTCGCGCGAAGGGCTGTCTCGGCTACGTGGTCGGCTGTGAACGCACGGGCGAGGCGGTCGTCGTCGATCCGACCGCCGACGGCGACGAGTTCGCGGTCGCCGCGGAGGAGGCCGGCCTCTCGATCGAGGGGGTGATCGACACCCACGTCCACGCCGATCACGCGTCCGGCGGGCGGGAACTCGCCGACGACCTCGGGGTCCCCTACTACCTCGGCGAGCGTGCCACGGAGCGCGACGTCGAGGTCGAGTTCACGCCCCTCGAGCGCAACGAGGTGCTCGCGGTGGGTGACCGCGAGGTGAAGGCGCTGGCCGCGCCGGGCCACACCAGCGAGATGATCAACCTGCTGGTCGACGACCGGGCGCTGTTGACCGCGGACACGCTGCACGTCGACTCGACGGGGCGGACGGAACTCGAGTTCAGCGCAGACGAAGGGGAGGAGGGCGCGGAGATGCTCTACGAGACGCTCCACCGGACGATCCTCGCCGAACCCGAGTCGGTCGTCGTCCTCCCCGGCCACGTCACCGTCACCGAGTCGGGGGAGTTCGCCCACGGCTCGCCCGGCGAACCGATCACGACGACGATCAGGGACGCCCGGACTGAGATCGACCTGCTCGACCTCGAGCGCGAGGCGTTCGTCGAGCGGATGGCCGACGCCGGGGAGAAGCCGGCCAACTACGAGGAGATCATCGACCGCAATCGGGGTGCGCTCGAAATCGCACCGGAGGAACGGGTCGAACTCGAGATGGGGCCGAACAACTGCTCGGCCTGA
- a CDS encoding HVO_0416 family zinc finger protein, translated as MGTSPNDAGDDVFDQFLTDRGHTVERVGWEQEYNKKQCPECGGLHEDSATLCTVCGWEPTA; from the coding sequence ATGGGTACCTCACCCAACGACGCCGGTGACGACGTCTTCGATCAGTTCCTCACTGACCGCGGTCACACGGTCGAACGAGTAGGGTGGGAACAGGAGTATAACAAGAAGCAGTGTCCGGAGTGTGGCGGCCTCCACGAGGACTCGGCGACGCTGTGTACAGTTTGCGGCTGGGAACCGACGGCGTAG
- a CDS encoding DUF5786 family protein codes for MGFGSYDESEQQEVDADFDDDDAVQSSETDHNGTIEFENGASSDELLDRLKEIKDDES; via the coding sequence ATGGGATTCGGGAGTTACGACGAATCCGAACAACAGGAGGTCGACGCTGATTTTGACGACGACGACGCCGTTCAGTCATCGGAAACCGACCACAACGGAACGATCGAGTTCGAGAACGGAGCTTCCAGCGACGAACTCTTGGATCGCCTCAAGGAGATCAAGGACGACGAGTCCTGA
- a CDS encoding Rieske (2Fe-2S) protein, producing the protein MATADDFHEAVPLADLEESGRELTSVDGVPIALFHHEGEVRAVNNRCPHMGFPLVEGTVDDGILTCHWHHARFELSCGDTFDPWADDVQTYPVEVRDGTVYVNPNPVRELPPEEHWADRLETGLEENLRLVVAKSTIGLLDAGVDYREPTARTLEFGTKYRDAGWGRGLTVLGCMANVIDDLEERDRKRALYTGVRYVANDCAGETPNFDQPSLSTDDVGFDRLKSWFRDCVELRDADGAERCLRTAVESGRSEAELAEMVFAAATDHPYLSAGHVLDFANTAFETLEHVGAEHTADALASLVEPLVTADRSNEQSAWRQPVDLVALLEDVYGGDVTETNGLEELAREGDRGSWSPPADFQATLLGDDPEAIVDALADAVRAGATTEDLAAEVAHAAATRVAQFGTGNEFGDWDTVHHTFTYANAVQGATRRTDAIELYRAVFDAAVSVYLDRFLNTPPARVPEPGEDTGRDPDAIREDLLETFDADGEVNRAGRLVGEFFDCGGDPAALKRTLGHGLLREDADFHTLQNVEAAFRRFDLVEERRSEGEKREGVDLDRRRRIPLIATARYMAAHFPTRREAEQTFSIATRLGRGERIHE; encoded by the coding sequence ATGGCAACAGCCGACGACTTCCACGAGGCCGTCCCGCTCGCGGACCTCGAGGAGAGCGGCCGCGAACTGACGAGCGTCGACGGGGTACCGATCGCCCTCTTCCACCACGAAGGGGAGGTCAGGGCGGTGAACAACCGCTGTCCCCACATGGGGTTCCCGCTCGTCGAGGGCACCGTCGACGACGGGATCCTCACCTGCCACTGGCACCACGCCCGGTTCGAACTCTCCTGTGGCGACACGTTCGACCCGTGGGCCGACGACGTCCAGACCTACCCCGTTGAGGTGCGCGACGGAACCGTCTACGTGAACCCGAACCCGGTCCGGGAGCTGCCGCCCGAGGAGCACTGGGCCGACCGCCTCGAGACGGGGCTCGAGGAGAACCTGCGGCTGGTCGTCGCGAAGTCGACCATCGGCCTCCTCGACGCCGGCGTCGACTACCGCGAGCCGACCGCGCGAACCCTCGAGTTCGGCACCAAGTATCGGGACGCCGGCTGGGGTCGCGGGCTCACCGTCCTCGGCTGTATGGCGAACGTGATCGACGACCTCGAGGAGAGGGACCGAAAGCGGGCGCTGTACACCGGTGTCCGGTACGTCGCGAACGACTGCGCCGGCGAGACGCCGAACTTCGACCAGCCGTCGCTGTCGACCGACGACGTCGGTTTCGACCGGCTCAAGTCCTGGTTTCGCGACTGCGTCGAGTTGCGCGACGCCGACGGCGCGGAACGCTGCCTGCGGACCGCCGTCGAGTCGGGCCGTTCGGAGGCCGAACTCGCGGAGATGGTCTTCGCGGCCGCGACGGATCACCCCTACCTCTCGGCCGGCCACGTCCTCGACTTCGCGAACACGGCCTTCGAGACGCTCGAACACGTCGGTGCCGAACACACCGCGGACGCCCTCGCGAGCCTCGTCGAGCCGCTCGTCACCGCCGACCGCAGCAACGAGCAGTCGGCGTGGCGACAGCCCGTCGACCTGGTCGCGCTCCTCGAGGACGTCTACGGCGGCGACGTCACCGAGACGAACGGGCTCGAGGAACTCGCTCGCGAAGGGGACCGCGGGTCGTGGTCGCCCCCGGCCGACTTCCAGGCGACGCTGCTGGGGGACGACCCCGAGGCGATCGTCGACGCCCTGGCCGACGCAGTCCGGGCGGGCGCGACGACCGAGGACCTCGCCGCGGAGGTCGCTCACGCAGCCGCGACCCGGGTCGCGCAGTTCGGTACGGGGAACGAGTTCGGCGACTGGGACACCGTCCACCACACGTTCACCTACGCCAACGCGGTCCAGGGGGCGACCCGCCGAACCGACGCGATCGAACTCTACCGGGCCGTCTTCGACGCCGCCGTGAGCGTCTACCTCGATCGGTTCCTCAACACGCCGCCCGCGCGGGTTCCCGAGCCCGGGGAGGACACCGGCCGCGACCCGGACGCCATTCGCGAGGACCTACTCGAGACGTTTGACGCGGACGGGGAGGTCAACCGTGCGGGTCGGCTGGTCGGGGAGTTCTTCGACTGCGGCGGCGACCCGGCGGCGCTGAAGCGGACGCTCGGGCACGGACTGCTGCGCGAGGACGCCGACTTCCACACCCTCCAGAACGTCGAGGCGGCGTTCCGGCGGTTCGACCTGGTCGAGGAGCGCCGATCCGAGGGCGAGAAACGGGAAGGCGTCGACCTCGATCGGCGCCGCCGGATCCCGCTGATCGCGACGGCTCGGTACATGGCCGCCCACTTCCCGACGCGACGGGAGGCAGAACAGACGTTCTCGATCGCGACGCGGCTCGGGCGGGGCGAACGGATCCACGAGTGA
- a CDS encoding 50S ribosomal protein L40e — protein sequence MPSFDAAENRSLEKMICMRCNARNPKRADSCRKCGYGNLRPKAKEPRAA from the coding sequence ATGCCAAGCTTCGACGCCGCCGAGAACCGGTCGCTCGAGAAGATGATCTGCATGCGCTGTAACGCCCGCAACCCGAAGCGAGCCGACTCTTGCCGGAAGTGTGGCTACGGGAACCTCCGCCCCAAGGCGAAAGAACCCCGCGCAGCGTAA
- a CDS encoding uracil-DNA glycosylase, which produces MGTMEDLRVTECTQCPKLVDCRSRIVNGTGPEDADVLFVGEGPGAQEDEQGEPFVGRSGSVLDDQLRIAGLDRETIRITNCVRCRPPENRDPTTEELENCRGYLETEIERLDPEVIVTLGKVPSEHLLDRSVAVTKEAGTIEDVRIRGSPYRLLICVHPAATLYDRSQEETFAETIERAADLAGADGSEGGQTRLDGF; this is translated from the coding sequence ATGGGAACGATGGAGGATCTCCGGGTCACCGAGTGCACGCAGTGTCCGAAACTCGTCGACTGTCGGAGTCGGATCGTCAACGGCACCGGCCCCGAGGACGCCGACGTGCTCTTCGTCGGCGAGGGGCCGGGCGCACAGGAAGACGAGCAGGGCGAGCCGTTCGTCGGCCGCAGCGGCTCCGTGCTCGACGACCAACTCCGGATCGCCGGCCTCGACCGCGAGACGATTCGGATCACCAACTGCGTGCGCTGTCGCCCGCCGGAGAACCGCGACCCGACAACGGAAGAACTCGAGAACTGTCGGGGATACCTCGAGACCGAGATCGAGCGGCTCGACCCCGAGGTGATCGTCACGCTCGGGAAGGTGCCGAGCGAGCACCTGCTGGACCGTTCGGTCGCCGTGACGAAGGAGGCGGGAACGATCGAGGACGTCCGCATCCGGGGCTCGCCGTACCGACTGCTGATCTGTGTTCACCCGGCGGCGACGCTGTACGACCGCAGCCAGGAGGAGACGTTCGCGGAGACGATCGAGCGGGCCGCCGACCTCGCCGGCGCGGACGGCAGCGAGGGCGGGCAGACGCGGCTCGACGGCTTTTGA
- a CDS encoding NAD-dependent epimerase/dehydratase family protein encodes MGYVITGATGFIGTSLVERLVDDGHAVTAVTRDESNAEHLPESVTVVEGDVTEKEGLRNAIDGADGVFHLAAWYQVGPGPWNEEKAERVNVKGTRNVLELLDEYDVPKGVYVSTAGVYGDTGGEYVDESYRSPNSFPSVYQRTKWRAHYEVAEPMIDDGLPVVIATLGAIYGPGDKAYGGTPRTAFRGHLKQELPMIPNDFTLPWSYVEDTAANLVRAMDEGAPGEEYILSGEPRSVPDIFGIVEELTGIPAPRAVPSAVFGALSRVVSVAELVTRPPEGFESELLAFFDSGEVLVDNSRARRELGIEHRPVEDGLREYLDWELAQLGMQSELREPASPA; translated from the coding sequence ATGGGGTACGTCATCACTGGTGCGACGGGGTTCATCGGGACCTCCCTCGTCGAGCGCCTCGTGGACGACGGACACGCGGTGACTGCGGTCACCCGCGACGAGTCGAACGCCGAGCACCTCCCCGAATCCGTCACGGTCGTTGAGGGGGACGTCACGGAGAAAGAGGGCCTGCGAAACGCGATAGACGGGGCCGACGGTGTCTTCCACCTCGCCGCCTGGTACCAGGTCGGGCCGGGCCCGTGGAACGAAGAGAAAGCCGAGCGGGTCAACGTCAAGGGAACGCGGAACGTGCTGGAACTGCTCGACGAGTACGACGTACCGAAAGGCGTCTACGTTAGCACCGCCGGCGTGTACGGCGATACTGGCGGCGAGTACGTCGACGAGTCCTACCGGTCGCCGAACTCGTTTCCCTCCGTGTACCAGCGCACGAAATGGCGCGCCCACTACGAGGTCGCGGAACCGATGATCGACGACGGACTCCCGGTCGTAATCGCCACGCTCGGCGCGATCTACGGACCCGGTGACAAGGCCTACGGCGGCACACCCCGGACTGCGTTCCGGGGCCACCTCAAACAGGAGCTTCCCATGATTCCGAACGACTTCACGCTTCCCTGGAGCTACGTCGAGGACACGGCCGCGAACCTGGTCCGGGCGATGGACGAGGGAGCTCCCGGGGAGGAGTACATACTCTCGGGCGAACCCAGGAGCGTCCCCGACATATTCGGGATCGTAGAGGAGTTGACGGGGATTCCAGCGCCGCGAGCGGTGCCGAGCGCGGTTTTCGGCGCGTTGAGCCGTGTCGTCTCCGTCGCCGAACTCGTTACCCGGCCTCCCGAGGGGTTCGAAAGCGAACTGCTGGCGTTCTTCGACAGCGGCGAAGTGCTCGTCGACAACTCGAGAGCCCGACGTGAACTCGGGATCGAACACCGGCCCGTGGAAGACGGCCTCCGTGAATATCTCGACTGGGAGCTGGCACAACTGGGGATGCAATCGGAACTACGCGAACCGGCTTCCCCGGCCTGA
- a CDS encoding DoxX family membrane protein, producing the protein MSTTTPNRLESRYGGITLTGEPHALSAWFVVALRFVMGGMILFAGLGKVSDWPFDASGYLAHVDPASPVSGLYGAMAANPALMEVINVVVPATQVLIGVALIAGAFVRLAALGGAMQMTAFYLGGWEGEWLALFDSTLIYAVAFLALGAFAAGRIAGLDAYLERIQVGGEKLIDRYPKLRYLLG; encoded by the coding sequence ATGTCCACTACAACTCCAAACCGACTCGAAAGCCGCTACGGTGGGATTACCCTCACCGGCGAACCGCACGCCCTGAGCGCGTGGTTCGTGGTCGCACTGCGGTTCGTGATGGGTGGGATGATCCTGTTTGCGGGCCTGGGGAAGGTCTCCGACTGGCCGTTCGACGCCAGTGGCTACCTCGCCCACGTCGACCCCGCGAGCCCCGTGAGCGGACTCTACGGCGCGATGGCCGCCAACCCCGCGCTGATGGAGGTCATCAACGTCGTCGTGCCCGCGACGCAGGTGCTGATCGGCGTCGCGCTGATCGCCGGCGCGTTCGTCCGCCTGGCAGCACTCGGCGGCGCGATGCAGATGACCGCCTTCTACCTCGGCGGCTGGGAAGGTGAGTGGCTCGCGCTGTTCGACTCGACGCTGATCTACGCCGTCGCGTTCCTCGCGCTCGGCGCGTTCGCAGCGGGCCGTATCGCCGGCCTCGACGCCTACCTCGAGCGCATCCAGGTCGGCGGCGAGAAGCTGATCGACCGCTACCCCAAGCTCCGGTACCTCCTGGGCTGA